Within Pseudomonas brassicacearum, the genomic segment CTCGGTGACTTTGCTCGAATGCCTGCGTGTGCGGGCAGAACAGGAACTGGGTATCCGCTTGGTTTACCAAGTACACGACGTCGAACAGGCCCAGCGCATCGCGGTGATGCAGCCCGACAGCTACGACCTGTACGACCAGTGGTTCCACAACGTTGACTTCGTGTGGCCGGCCCGGGCGATCCAACCCATCGATACGCGGCGCATTGCGTTGTGGCATGAGATCAACGACCTGCCCAAGCGCGGTCGCCTGTCCGCCAATGATCGGTTGGGCAGCGGCAGCGTGCCTAGCGAGCGTTTATTCGTGCAGCACGATGGCAGCCTCGGCAGCACCGTCACTGAGCGGATCAGCATGCTGCCCTTGACCCATAACGCCGACAGCTTCGCCTACCGCCCCGAGCGCTTGCCCGAGGGGTTTCGCCATGACAACGAAAGTTGGGGGTGGTTGCTCGACCCCGCGTGGCGCGCGCGCACTGCGCTGCAAAGCGATGCGGCCATCGGTGCCCTGGACGCCGCGCTGGCGGTGCAGGGTGCGGGACTGGCGCGCTTCAAGGACATCGGCAATATGAGTATCGAAGAGATCGATGTGCTGGCCGATATTCTGGTGCGCAAACAGAAGGAAGGTCACTTTGCGGCGTTCTGGTCCGATGACGAGGAGGCCGCGCAATTGATGCTCAGCCCGAGCATCGACATCCAGAGCTTGTGGTCGCCGACGTTGATGCGCCTGCATCGCGCCGGGGTGAAATACCGTCTGGCGGTACCTCGCGAGGGCTACCGTGCCTGGTTCGGCGGTTTGTCATTGTCGCGCCACGCCCAAGGCCCGGTGCTGGATGCGGCCTATGCATACCTCAATTGGTGGTTGTCCGGCTGGCCCGGCGCCGTGATGGCGCGCCAGGGTTACTACATCGGCAACCCGGCGCGCAGTCGCGACCATCTGAGCAGTGCCGAGTGGGATTACTGGTACGCCGGTCAACCTGCGCGGGAAGAGTTGCTGGGCAGTGATGGTTTGCCGCTGATAGACATCGGTGATGTGCGCGATGGCGGTTCCTATGAGCAGCGCATGGGGCATATCGCTGTGTGGAACTCGGTGATGGATGAGCACAACTATCTGGTGCGTCGCTGGGGCGATATTTTACGGGCGGGGGCGAAAAGCTCCCGCAGACCGGGGAATGGCGGACCGTGCTGACATCAATGGTGATACCCACAGGTCCTGTTGGCGCTGGTCTCATGACCAGCGTCAGCAGCGAAAATAAATGTGCCCCTTTAGCGCCCCAAGCAGGTTTTCAGGCGCGAAGAAAAACTGTCGTAAGACGACTTGCTGCCCGTACCTGGCTTACGTCTCGTAAGCAATGGTGTAGCTGTTACCGGAACGCTTGATATGAGCAAAGCCGAGCGCGGCCAAGTGCATGCCAGCGACCATCAAGTTGTCTGAACTGGCAACATCCAGCAGCCTCGTTCGCGTGGCCGCCGATAGCAATGGGTCCTGGTCGAAGGCAATCGTGACATCGGGGCGCGCGATCTGAATCTGAGGAAAATGAACGATATCGCCCCACACTAGCAGGCTGCTCGCCGCGGACTCGAAGCGGTAGCCGCAATGCCCGACGGTATGCCCAGGCAACGGCATCGCGCTGATTCCAGGCAGTACGTCATTGGCGGTGAACGGGCGCAGATTTTGCCGGTACCGCTCGAACACCCTTCGTGCAAACAGAAAGTTTCCACGCGCGCGTTCACTGGCTTGACCAAGGTGGCCATCGTCCTCCCAGAACGCTAGCTCTCGCTGGTGCACAACCAATTCAGCATTGGTGAAGGCCATTTCTCCCGCTGCGTTCAACAAGCCACCGATGTGGTCGGGGTGCGCGTGCGTCAGCAGAATCGTATCTATTTCGCCGGGTTGCACGCCAGCCAATACAAGATTGGCCAGCAACTCGCCGCCCCATTGATTGAAACCGCCGGCGCCGGCGTCGATCAGAATCGTGC encodes:
- a CDS encoding ABC transporter substrate-binding protein, yielding MITLRVLGTSVTLLECLRVRAEQELGIRLVYQVHDVEQAQRIAVMQPDSYDLYDQWFHNVDFVWPARAIQPIDTRRIALWHEINDLPKRGRLSANDRLGSGSVPSERLFVQHDGSLGSTVTERISMLPLTHNADSFAYRPERLPEGFRHDNESWGWLLDPAWRARTALQSDAAIGALDAALAVQGAGLARFKDIGNMSIEEIDVLADILVRKQKEGHFAAFWSDDEEAAQLMLSPSIDIQSLWSPTLMRLHRAGVKYRLAVPREGYRAWFGGLSLSRHAQGPVLDAAYAYLNWWLSGWPGAVMARQGYYIGNPARSRDHLSSAEWDYWYAGQPAREELLGSDGLPLIDIGDVRDGGSYEQRMGHIAVWNSVMDEHNYLVRRWGDILRAGAKSSRRPGNGGPC
- a CDS encoding MBL fold metallo-hydrolase; the protein is MSNVDINHRRLPSQQIGEFSITAISDGYLGASLDFLANIAPTEAARLQLAAGISEPASIHINCYLVRGRGRTILIDAGAGGFNQWGGELLANLVLAGVQPGEIDTILLTHAHPDHIGGLLNAAGEMAFTNAELVVHQRELAFWEDDGHLGQASERARGNFLFARRVFERYRQNLRPFTANDVLPGISAMPLPGHTVGHCGYRFESAASSLLVWGDIVHFPQIQIARPDVTIAFDQDPLLSAATRTRLLDVASSDNLMVAGMHLAALGFAHIKRSGNSYTIAYET